One window of Pseudacidobacterium ailaaui genomic DNA carries:
- a CDS encoding RAMP superfamily CRISPR-associated protein, with the protein MGHRQMWKAHQIVLELLSPLHVGHRRIGNLASTRRYVPGRAIWGALTTRITRDAGGQDYAEVGRRIHEELAWTYFFISATPGKVPLWPWGGNRREFEWLYLSSFASTALEDGHSADDGALHEVEYIAPRTCFGDQVYLTGYLFEREGSTLNWRGALNRLQIGGERSYGWGRVRPFTVTPLEGPCFGIYPAHTNPERPVIEVPSHSALGAHTLASDADNYQGAIEPLVGRETNTESGAFGSKPSLAFVCWIPGTRIVQASKYRIGHQGIWEPA; encoded by the coding sequence TTGGGGCATAGGCAGATGTGGAAAGCACATCAGATCGTCCTCGAGCTTCTGTCCCCGCTTCATGTCGGGCACAGACGAATAGGAAATCTGGCCTCAACACGCCGCTACGTCCCTGGCCGGGCGATTTGGGGAGCTCTCACGACCCGCATCACACGCGATGCCGGCGGCCAGGACTATGCCGAGGTTGGAAGACGGATTCATGAAGAACTGGCGTGGACGTACTTCTTCATCTCAGCCACTCCGGGCAAGGTGCCCCTCTGGCCGTGGGGCGGGAACCGGCGCGAATTCGAGTGGCTCTACCTCAGCAGTTTTGCGAGCACCGCGCTTGAGGATGGCCACAGCGCGGACGACGGCGCTTTGCATGAGGTCGAGTATATTGCGCCGCGCACGTGCTTCGGCGATCAGGTGTATCTCACGGGATATCTCTTTGAACGGGAGGGATCAACACTCAACTGGCGCGGCGCTCTGAATCGTTTACAGATCGGCGGCGAGAGATCGTACGGGTGGGGACGCGTGCGGCCCTTCACCGTCACGCCGCTTGAAGGACCATGTTTCGGCATATACCCGGCGCACACGAATCCTGAAAGACCAGTCATCGAGGTGCCTAGTCATTCGGCGCTTGGCGCTCACACGCTGGCGTCTGATGCCGATAATTACCAAGGCGCAATTGAGCCACTGGTCGGCCGCGAGACGAATACCGAAAGCGGAGCGTTCGGATCCAAGCCTTCTTTGGCATTCGTATGTTGGATCCCCGGGACGAGAATCGTACAAGCCAGTAAATATCGGATTGGCCATCAGGGCATTTGGGAACCAGCATGA